The DNA sequence TTCTGTGATTTTGTAAGGGCCCTCCCAATTAGCTGCTAGTTTGCCATGTGCTGTAGGTTTCCTAGCTTGTTCTGTTTTTCTGAGTACTAGGTCGTGGACTTGGAAAGATCTTGGTTGTAGTCTTTGATTATATTTACGGGCGATGTGCTGTTGCATCGCTAAATGTTTGATTGCTGCAGATGATCGGAGATCTTCAATGAGATCAAGTTCGGCTTGCCGAGCTTTGTCTTGTGTAGTTAGGTCGGCCAATTCTGTGCGTAGTGAGGATTGGGAGATCTCCACAGGTATCATTGCGTCTGAGCCGTAGACCAAGCGGAAAGGTGTTTCCTTTGTGGTTGAGTGAATTGTTGTATTGTACGATAAGCTCGGCCCATAGACCCTTTGCATCGTTCAGTTTCTTCCTTAGCGCGTGTAAtatgactttatttgcggcttCAGCTAGCCCGTTTGTTTGTGGGTGTTCTACTGACGAGAAgtgctgtttgatttttaagtTCTGTAAAAATGATGTGAATTTTTGATCGGCAAACTGGCGACCATTATCAGTGATAATGTGCCGAGGAATGCCGAATCGACAGATAATGCATTTCCAAACAAAGGAAAGAATTTGTTGTGATGTAATCTTGGCTAGAGgttgtgcttctatccatttggaaaaataatcaattgcTACTACAAGGAATTTTACCTGTCCTGCAGCTGTGGGGAAAGGTCCGAGGATATCAATTCCCCATTGGTTGAATGGCCAGCTAACCTCTGAGCAGTGTAAGAGTTCGGCCGGGAGATGTGTTATCGGGCTGTGTTTTTGGCAATTGACACAATTTTTGACTTTTGTGTGACAATCTTGCCTGATAGTCGGCCAGTACAATCCAGCTCTGAGGATTTTTGAATGTAGACTTCGGGCTCCGAGGTGTGTTCCACAGACCCCTTCATGTGCCTCCGCAAGCGCAAGCTCTGCTTCTGATCTGCAAAGACATCTAAGTAGTGGACGAGAGAATCCTCGTTTATATAGGCAGTTATTATAAATTGTAAAAAAGGAAGCTTGTCGTCGAAACTGTCTAGTGTGTCTGACGTCGCCTGGCAGGATCCCTGTTTGGAGATATTGTATGTATGGAGATCTCCAGTCTGCTTCCTGTGTCACACTTAAGACATGGGTTATTTCAATGCTCGGTTTAAGTAATGTTGATTGATAAAATGATGACCTGTCTGGTTGAGTACTGGCGAGTTTGGACAGAATGTCAGCTCGGCCGTTACTCTCCCTTGGTATGTGCTGTATTTcatatttgttaaattttgaaaGTAAATTTTGGACGACATCCAGGTATTTAGAGAGCAAGGGATCTTTTACTTGGTATAGCTTGTTTACCTGTTGGACGACAAGGAGGGAGTCGCAGTATACCTTAATTTCGGTGATGTTAAGGTCGGCAGCGAGTGTAAGGCCGGCAATTAGTGCTTCATACTCACTTTGATTGTTGCTTGCTTTAAATGAGAAGTGGAGGGAATGTTCGATGACGTTGCCGTGGTCATCGTCAAGTATAATACCTGCGCCACACCCGTGTGGGTTGGAGGATCCGTCGACGTATAAAGACCATTCAATGTAATCTTCAGTTATCTTTGGGACTGAgaactctgcaatgaagtcggccaagaaCTGTGATTTGATGGATGCTCGGCTTTCGTATTTGATGTCAAATTCTGACAGTTCCACCGACCATTTGACTAGTCGGCCAGCCAATTCAGGTTTCTGTAGTACTTGTCGTAAAGGTTGATCTGTCCTAACATGGATTTTATGGCTCTGAAAGTATGGTCGGAGTCTTCTGGCTGAGAAGACAAGTGCGAGTGCTAGCTTTTCAATGGTCGGGTAACGGAGCTCTGCGTTCTGTAAGGTCTTGCTGGTGAAATAGATTGGGAGCTGCTTCTGTTCCCTTTCTGCAACAAGAGCAGAGCTTATAGCCCAGTTAGTGACAGACAAATATAATAATAGTGGCTCCCCTTGTAGGGGTGTGTGTAAAATTGGTGGTTTTGAAAGAGTCTCTTTTAAGGTTGTAAATGCTTGTTCACATTCATCAGTCCATTGAAAAGCTCTTTTTGTTTTTAAGGTTTGGAAGAAACATGATGATTTAGAAGCTAGGCAGGGCAAGAATCTAGAAAGTGCAGCAAGTCTCCCTGTTAACCGCTGGACTTCTTTGATGGTTTGTGGGCTTGTCATGTCTAAAATTGCTCGGCATTTCTCAGGATTTGCCTCAATACCTTGGCTAGTGAgcatgaagccgaggaatttACCACTTTGAACCCCGAATGCGCACTTTTCAGGATTTAACCGCATGTTGTATTGTCTTAGTTGCCCGAAGATTTCTGTGAGGTCGTCAAGGTGGTTGTTGCCGATCTTTGTCTTGGCGACCATATCGTCAACGTAGACCTCAACGTTCTTGCCGATTTGTTTGGCGAAGACTTTATCCATTAGACGTTGATacgttgcacctgcattcttaaggccaaatggcatgactttataacaatagtttcCATATTCAGTAATAAAAGCTGTCTTGTTTTGATCGGATTGATGCATTtggatctggttataaccagaatatgcatccataaagctaAGTTTCTCAAAACCAGAGGCATTATCAACTAAACAATCAATAGATGGTAAAGGGTAGGaatctttggggcatgctttgttgagatctgtgAAATcaacgcacatgcgccatttaccgttaTGTTTTTTAACCATGACGACGTTCGCCAGCCATGTTGTGAATCTGATTTCTCGGATGAAGCCCGCGCTGATGAGCTTCTTGGTTTCTTCTAGGGAAGCTTGCTTTCGGTCGTGTCCGAGGTTTCTCCTTTTCTGTGCTACAGGTCGGATAGATGGATCTAATGCTAACTTGTGGGATATGATGGATGGATCGATGCCTGGCATATCGGCTGGGGTCCATGCAAATAGGTCGGCATTTTGTTGTAAGAATGCTTGGAACGAAGATTTTTCTTCTGAAGATAATGTTGATCCGACGTATGTAAATTTATCCGTGTTTTCTGTGAAGTAGATTTTATCCAGGTCTTCTGTTGGGGTTGGCCTTTCCAGTGTTCCTGCTCTAGGATCAAGGTCTGCCAACATGTGTTGGTTGTTAATGTTGCCGATGTTGTGGATTTGGGCCTTTGTGTTATGATGAGGTTTTTTGAGGCTATTGTTGTAGCACTCCCTGGCCTCTCGGGCGTCACTATGAATGGTTGCAATTGTGTTATCCTGCAAAGGGAACTTAACGCAGAGATGAATTGTAGATACTATAGCGCCGAACTTATTTAAAAAAGGTCGGCCAAGTATAATATTATAGGTACTGAAGCAATCAACAACTAAGTATTGAATGTCCGAAGTTTTTGATGAAGGGAACTTAccaagtgtggtttgtaaccacacagatCCCATTACCGGGACTCGCTCACCTGAGAATCCTACTAAGTCACCAGTGGAGGGTCGGATGATATTATCGCTCAGTTTCATTTTCTGAAAGGTCGAGTAAAAGAGGACATCGGCGCTGCTGCCTGGGTCGAGCAACACCTTTTTAATGAGGAGATCTCCGAGCTGTAGGGAGATTACGACTGGATCATCCAGATTTGTTATGCTATAGTCATGATCGCCTGCTTGGAATGTTATCTGTGGAGATGTAGGTGGCGATTGGTCGGTGTTAATGGAGAGGATAGCTCGGTAAGATCTTTTCCTTGCCGAACTTGTGGCTCCTCCACCTGCAAAACCTCCGGAAATACAGTTAATTGTGCGTGATGGTAATTCGGGATGGTTATGGTTTGGTCGGTCTCTATCTCGGTTATGTTGTGCAGCCGAGCCCTGATCTCCTGGGGCAGATAGTCGCCGCTGCATGTGTCCGCCGATGAATTTGTCCAGATGACCTTGCCGAGCTAATCGCTCTAGCAGGTCTTTGGCGATGATGCAGTCGTCGGTATTATGTCCGTGCTTCTGGTGGAAAGAGCAGTATTTCGAGCGATCTGTGCCTTTTGAATCTGGGTAATTGCCAGCTTTTCGTGGTGGCTTGATTAACTTCGAATTCAAGATCTCCTTGATGATGTCATCGCGCTTGGTGTTGAATTTGGTGTAGGTCTCATATCGTGGGATTGGTTTGAAATTCTTCTTGCTGTCCCGTGGCTTGTCGTCGTCCTTATGGTGAGGCCTTTCTGttttccgagcttgtcgaagtTCTTCAATGTCAATCTGTCCCCTAGCTTTTTCGCGGAATTCGGCCATAGTTTTTGGTTTGGCCACAGCAATGGTTTCTTGGAACTTTCCTGGTCTTAATCCACTTTTGATGGCGTGCAGTTCTACCTCGGGGTGGAGGTCAAGTATGCTTATGGCTATCTTTGTGAAGCGCGTGATGTAGTCCTTGAGGCTTTCATGTTGGCCTTGCTTGATTGTGTTCAGGTAATCGGAATCGTGGAGGTAGATGGCGGATCCAGCAAAGTGTTCCTCAAAGGGTTTTGATATGTCTCGGAATCGAGAGATAGAACCtgcaggcaaagaacaaaaccaatcaagtgcagggcCGTCTAAATAAGATGGAAAACAGCGACATAAAACTTTATCAGATGCACCGTTTACTATCATTATGGAGGTGAACTTTTTGATGTATTTCTTCGGATCACCTAACCCATCATACGGAGTTAAGGTGGTTGGCAGGGTAAACCTTCGGGGTAGCACGAAGTTCATCACTTCTGCCGTGAATGGTCCAGGGGAGGTTTCCTGATCGTCATCTCCGATGTTTTTCTGAGTATCTTCATTATGTTCGGGCTGCTCCCCTTCGTTCCGAGCAGTGTCTGAGACATGTGTTGGCCCTGACTGCTGCTCGGCTTCTTCTGTCCGTTCTTGTCGATCATTGTTTTCAGTTCGAGCATTATTCAAGTTGGCGATTTGATTTGCCATTCTTTGGTTCTCTTCAGCCACGACTTGTCGCAACTCGGTCACCATCCGGAGCAATTCGGATGGCGAGGGTGGAGGTTGTTCAGCCATGACTTCAAGATGGGAAATTTGAGGCCGATAATATAGGAAGAGAGTTTTATAttctcggccccacggtgggcgccaattgttccTGTATGGATACCTGGAGAAGGAGAGCTTAGTCTCTGGAAGTTGGTTCCGAGCTATTACCTTCGGGGCCGACTTCTCAAGTACCGTGATAAGCCGAGCTTTTCTCCAAGAGTGAATCGCGTAGAGCTTTGAGCAAGAAACAAGGGGGGAgtatacctgcaaaggcactccgaagcttaagttAGTATTGAGAATTTCTTATTTCTTTAGAATAGAAGATCATACCTTGTTATAGATGATAGTGTATAAGTTGGTTACGTTCCTGCTTTATTGCCCGTATTCAAGAGCAATAATAAGGGTGAATGTTAGTTTAGACGTttcattttgtgaagtagtccgTTGAGCTGATTTGTAACGTTACTTTCCAATAAATGACATTGATTGCCGACCAGTGACTGTAACGCCGAATAATAACGTAAATTGCCGAGTTATGGTTTATAATACCGACTTTGTAGTGGTCCCGATCAGATCCTTTTTTTGAAGAACttacgtccacgcgtacgcggaAGGATCTAGCAAGCATGtccacacgtacgcatgacaaggaaacGTGCGCGCGAGCTGCATTTTTAcattcccacgcgtacgcgtagcccTTATTTCAGCAAACATGGTTTTCACAATTTTAAACCGCAAttcaagcttctaaatctctattttcattcctttagtcattaataatagtattaaaccTGATAATCAGATGAAGTTAGAAAACAGGAAAAATTTGGAGGTGAAGTAAAGctgaaaagtgatgaattgattatgaaatgttacggatgatcatgtatgatacttggcttgaatgattaaatgatctgagatacgagattccccgGATAAAGTAGAgtagcttgccaccacgtgtaccaggttgaaaactcgatactctgttgaccctacgatgtaaggGTGACCgtgcacttataaattcccgggaatggtaccctcattgagcgatttgatatatatatatatttgagaaaaagctatgcataaactcatggggatgcacgtcgggggacagtccaatggtttagcaaaccggacttgtcgggttggctgtgtAACGGAccaatgagctcattagccataggacaggcatgcatcatgtgcatattacttgaattacttgtttgtgttCTAACTAGGTTTGCCTAAGTGCATTTACAATGTTAAGTGTATATTTgcttttatctgtttatttgtctatGAAATGCTGACGGAGATGGAGATATAGATGACCGACAATAAaggacttagatttaagattaagttgagttaggcttagatactcttagaaaaccaccttttatggcttctgtttaatactttaagctctataatctaaGTGTCgacattctaggattgcctctagcattcccaggaccttatatattatgtatgtggcacctttaccatgctgagaacctctggttctcacctcatactatgttgttatttttcagatgcaggtcgagaggcatctcgtcaGGCGTCTGGACtcctgaagcgaagtggttactaggttattttgttgtacagtgatgtatatatatgtacttagctttctctccgcataacttgttcttttttatcctcttagaggtttatggagagacatgattttatttatgtacatttgagttttggatatgtatatatatatgtgtgtaaatagtctctggccagccttaacttcgcgggctgagttaggagcttgttattttgtatctttgacaCTCTAATCCTACTTTTATTATCTTATGTTTGATAGCTACATTTTTCTTAGCACACAAGTTAACTCATTTCTTGAGCATTGCACTTTTATTTCGTGACTTTTATTtcatctattcttcaaggctcctagtatattataatctttctgctattatatgtatacattatattgtagaggttgtaataccataccacctttgttttacggcttaagcgtaaaattcagtatggtagggtgttacatatttGGCATGtaaattgttttcttttttgtaggaGATGTATTTCCTGATAATGTGAGTTATAAGGAACTTTCTGAAAAGAACA is a window from the Arachis hypogaea cultivar Tifrunner chromosome 17, arahy.Tifrunner.gnm2.J5K5, whole genome shotgun sequence genome containing:
- the LOC140180582 gene encoding uncharacterized protein, which produces MAEQPPPSPSELLRMVTELRQVVAEENQRMANQIANLNNARTENNDRQERTEEAEQQSGPTHVSDTARNEGEQPEHNEDTQKNIGDDDQETSPGPFTAEVMNFVLPRRFTLPTTLTPYDGLGDPKKYIKKFTSIMIVNGASDKVLCRCFPSYLDGPALDWFCSLPAGSISRFRDISKPFEEHFAGSAIYLHDSDYLNTIKQGQHESLKDYITRFTKIAISILDLHPEVELHAIKSGLRPGKFQETIAVAKPKTMAEFREKARGQIDIEELRQARKTERPHHKDDDKPRDSKKNFKPIPRYETYTKFNTKRDDIIKEILNSKLIKPPRKAGNYPDSKGTDRSKYCSFHQKHGHNTDDCIIAKDLLERLARQGHLDKFIGGHMQRRLSAPGDQGSAAQHNRDRDRPNHNHPELPSRTINCISGGFAGGGATSSARKRSYRAILSINTDQSPPTSPQITFQAGDHDYSITNLDDPVVISLQLGDLLIKKVLLDPGSSADVLFYSTFQKMKLSDNIIRPSTGDLVGFSGERVPVMGSVWLQTTLGKFPSSKTSDIQYLVVDCFSTYNIILGRPFLNKFGAIVSTIHLCVKFPLQDNTIATIHSDAREARECYNNSLKKPHHNTKAQIHNIGNINNQHMLADLDPRAGTLERPTPTEDLDKIYFTENTDKFTYVGSTLSSEEKSSFQAFLQQNADLFAWTPADMPGIDPSIISHKLALDPSIRPVAQKRRNLGHDRKQASLEETKKLISAGFIREIRFTTWLANVVMVKKHNGKWRMCVDFTDLNKACPKDSYPLPSIDCLVDNASGFEKLSFMDAYSGATYQRLMDKVFAKQIGKNVEVYVDDMVAKTKIGNNHLDDLTEIFGQLRQYNMRLNPEKCAFGVQSGKFLGFMLTSQGIEANPEKCRAILDMTSPQTIKEVQRLTGRLAALSRFLPCLASKSSCFFQTLKTKRAFQWTDECEQAFTTLKETLSKPPILHTPLQGEPLLLYLSVTNWAISSALVAEREQKQLPIYFTSKTLQNAELRYPTIEKLALALVFSARRLRPYFQSHKIHVRTDQPLRQVLQKPELAGRLVKWSVELSEFDIKYESRASIKSQFLADFIAEFSVPKITEDYIEWSLYVDGSSNPHGCGAGIILDDDHGNVIEHSLHFSFKASNNQSEYEALIAGLTLAADLNITEIKVYCDSLLVVQQHIPRESNGRADILSKLASTQPDRKQTGDLHTYNISKQGSCQATSDTLDSFDDKLPFLQFIITAYINEDSLVHYLDVFADQKQSLRLRRHMKGSVEHTSEPEVYIQKSSELDCTGRLSGKIVTQKSKIVSIAKNTAR